The Paenibacillus uliginis N3/975 genome has a window encoding:
- the sspI gene encoding small acid-soluble spore protein SspI, translating into MSILLDLRQAVIHKVHNQDEEQLRSMIEGSVDGPEAALPGLGVMFEMMWKDMNPSAQNDLVTSLHDHLKTVTPGKLV; encoded by the coding sequence ATGTCCATATTGTTAGATCTAAGGCAGGCCGTCATTCACAAAGTCCATAATCAGGATGAAGAGCAGCTTCGCTCCATGATCGAGGGTTCCGTGGACGGGCCCGAAGCCGCCCTTCCTGGTCTCGGCGTCATGTTCGAAATGATGTGGAAAGACATGAATCCGTCAGCTCAAAACGATCTTGTCACTTCCCTTCATGATCACCTCAAAACCGTAACTCCCGGCAAGCTGGTCTAA
- a CDS encoding potassium channel family protein yields the protein MAKKQYAVIGMGRFGTSVAKELSGMGFDVLAIDASEQRIQEVSNMVTHAVSSNSTDEEALRALGIRNFDVVVVAIGEDIQSSILTTLILKDLGVPVIIVKAKNELHGKVLQKIGADKVIFPERDMGLRVAHHLISPNILDYIEISDDYSIMEMRVSAEMVGQNLKELNIRVRFGCNVMGIRSNGEMNISPHPEDRLAEGDILVMVGHKNDLTKFELAYPK from the coding sequence ATGGCTAAGAAACAGTACGCGGTCATCGGTATGGGACGTTTCGGTACGAGTGTGGCCAAGGAGCTTAGCGGGATGGGTTTTGATGTGCTTGCCATTGATGCTAGCGAGCAGCGTATACAAGAAGTCTCTAATATGGTTACGCACGCCGTGTCATCGAATTCGACGGATGAAGAGGCACTTCGGGCTCTGGGGATCCGTAATTTTGACGTGGTCGTTGTTGCGATTGGTGAGGACATTCAGTCAAGTATTTTAACGACACTGATTCTAAAGGATTTGGGTGTACCTGTTATTATTGTCAAAGCAAAAAATGAACTTCACGGTAAGGTGCTGCAAAAAATCGGAGCCGATAAAGTGATATTCCCCGAACGAGATATGGGTTTAAGGGTAGCGCATCATCTGATTTCGCCGAACATTCTGGATTATATCGAAATATCGGATGATTACAGTATTATGGAAATGCGAGTATCAGCGGAGATGGTTGGTCAAAACCTGAAGGAGCTGAATATCCGGGTTCGCTTTGGCTGCAACGTTATGGGTATCCGCAGTAACGGGGAGATGAACATCTCACCACACCCTGAAGATCGCCTTGCTGAGGGTGATATTCTGGTTATGGTTGGACATAAGAATGATTTGACGAAGTTTGAGCTTGCTTACCCGAAATAA
- a CDS encoding TrmH family RNA methyltransferase, translating to MEILSLQNARVKSWTQLQEKKHRDKQNKFVVEGIHLVQEALISGADIECIAYDYDQGIPHELKELPDNGQGVEWIGVTEAIISKVSHTSTPQPVFAVVRKEKMTWDDLFAQKDKLVIVLDGLQDPGNVGTIIRSADASGVGGVILGKGCADLYNPKTLRSTMGSLFHLPVIEGELTDILPQAREMGARLVTTSLEGQTTAFHYDFGGSCWIVIGSEGSGVSPEVSALVDDAIIIPMPGKAESLNAAMAASVLMFEALRQREYSN from the coding sequence ATGGAAATTTTATCGCTGCAAAATGCAAGAGTGAAAAGCTGGACCCAGCTGCAGGAGAAGAAGCATAGGGACAAGCAGAACAAATTTGTGGTGGAAGGCATTCATCTGGTGCAGGAGGCGCTAATATCTGGAGCAGACATTGAATGTATTGCCTACGATTATGATCAAGGTATTCCTCATGAGCTTAAGGAATTGCCGGACAACGGACAAGGTGTCGAATGGATCGGTGTGACGGAAGCCATTATATCGAAAGTCAGCCATACTTCGACCCCGCAGCCCGTGTTCGCGGTTGTTCGTAAAGAGAAGATGACATGGGACGATCTTTTTGCCCAAAAGGACAAGCTGGTCATCGTTCTAGATGGCCTGCAGGATCCCGGAAATGTCGGTACGATCATCCGCAGTGCGGATGCGTCGGGTGTCGGTGGCGTAATCTTAGGCAAAGGCTGTGCCGACCTGTACAACCCGAAGACACTGCGCTCCACGATGGGATCGTTGTTTCATCTACCAGTGATAGAGGGGGAATTAACGGATATTCTCCCACAAGCTAGAGAAATGGGCGCACGATTAGTTACGACTTCCCTAGAGGGACAGACTACAGCCTTTCACTATGATTTTGGCGGCTCTTGCTGGATTGTTATCGGCAGTGAAGGCAGTGGTGTATCGCCAGAAGTTTCGGCACTTGTGGATGATGCAATCATCATTCCTATGCCCGGCAAGGCAGAATCACTGAATGCGGCTATGGCTGCATCGGTGCTGATGTTTGAAGCGCTGCGACAGCGGGAGTATTCAAACTAG